TGATCCATTCTTCTCTACAAAAGGGGATAAAGGTACAGGGCTTGGCCTTTCTCAGGTGTTTGGATTTGTTAAACGAGCTGGTGGCGTTATAAATGTTACTTCGCAGCTAAATTATGGAAGTGAATTTGTTATTTATTTTCCACGTTATCAGGAGTCTGGTGAAAGCTTTGATGAATTAAATGAGATTGAAACTAGTTTTCAGGGTAAAGGTTCTATCCTTGTCGTGGATGATGAAGCTGCATTAAGGGATCTTGCTTCAGTTATGTTGCGACAAAATGGATATGAGGTTATAAGTGCTGAAAATGGTAGAATTGCATTAAGTATATTAGAGAAAGATAATTTTGATCTAATGATTTCAGATATTGTAATGCCGGAAATGGACGGTTATGAATTAGCTACAATTGTTCAAAATAAATATCCAGAAATTAAAATTCAATTAGTAAGCGGATATAATGATGAAAGTTCTAATAAAGATATAGATATAAATTTGCAATCAAATTTACTGCGTAAGCCTTATGAGTCTAAAGAGTTATTAAGGAATATTAGAGTTTTATTAAGTAGCGATGTTGCTAATGAATTAACAACAAAGAACAAAAGTATCAAGGCTATTGAATGGAGTGATGTGTATAGTGTAGGTATTGAAGATATTGATAATGATCATAAAAAATTACTATTACTTCTTAATCGATCTATAACTATTGCGAATAATCATCTTTCATCAAATGAGCTAGGTGGTATTCTTGATGAGTTAATTGATTATACTCAGTATCATTTCAAGCGCGAAGAAAATATTATGGAAGAAAATGGCTACCCTCAATTTGATAAACATAGGAAAGTACATGAACTAATTGTCAGGGAAGTTCAGCATTATAAAATTAAATATGATCAAGGCGAATTATCGGTAGAAAAATTTTTAGAATTTCTAAGTGTATGGTTAAAAGATCATATACTGGGCCTGGATAAATCAATAGGTGAGTATATCAAGGGAAAAAATACAGGTAACTCGCATGGGCGTGAAGAGTTGTAGGAGTATTACATCATGAATGAACAAACCATTTATATTATTGATGATGAACAACAGACAGTGGATCTATTAGCTGAGTATGCTCGATTGTTAGGATGTAAGGTATGTGTATATACAGAGGCAGTAAAATTTTTTGAAGAAGCTGACTCATGTGATGATAACGCTATTTTGGTATTAGATTTAATTATGCCCGGAATGGACGGGGTGGAAGTCATGCGTCAGATGGTGGAAACGGGGAAAATAGTTCCATTGATACTGATGAGTGGTTATGATTCTGGGGTTCTCCATTCAGCTGAACAACTCGCTAAAGCATATTCACTGGATATTATTGCGACAATAAATAAACCTGTTGAGTTTAAACTATTTAAAAATATTTTAGAGAAATATTCAAAAATTGAACGTCAGTCGTATTCACGATCAGAGTTTAAAATTGAAGTATCTGATTTGGAGACAGCCTTAAAAGATGATCAGCTAGTTTTACATTATCAACCACAAATAGATGTTAAAAGTGGCTCACTCGCAGGTGTAGAAGCGCTTGTGAGATGGCAACACCCTCAACATGGTTTAATCTATCCTGATTCATTTATTTCCATGGCGGAAGATAATGGCCTGATTGGTGACCTTACTTCTCAGGTTATTAAGCAGGCTATGGAGCAGTCCCTCTATTGGAAATCAAGGAAACTGGTGCTTCAGGTATCGGTTAATGTATCAGCTGATAACATTACGTCACTTTCTTTACCCGAATTATTAAGTAGTATGTTGGATACGCATCAGTTAGACCCAACAATGTTGACGCTTGAAGTTACTGAAAGTGCTTTAATGGGAGAGTTAATTACTTCTCTTGATATTCTGACCAGATTGCGAATGAAGGGTATAGAGCTTTCAATAGATGATTTTGGTACAGGTTATTCATCTCTTTCACAGCTCTATCGTATGCCATTTACCGAGCTTAAAGTTGATCAGAGTTTTGTTATGAATATGCAGCATGATCATGAAGCAAGAGGTATTGTGAAAACCTGTATAACTCTGGGGCATGAACTCAATATGCATGTTGTTGCAGAGGGCGTAGAAGATAAAGAAACCTTCCTGTTATTAAAAGAAATGGGGTGTGATATTGCCCAGGGTTATTATTTTGCCAAACCTATGCCCGCTGAGAATTTGATAAGCTGGAATGATAGCCGTAATCAGGCGGAATCTGAAAATACCTGATATATTTATTAAATTAAAGTTACGGTTTTTAAGTTTTATTATGCTATAGCTAAAGTAAAATTAAACTCTGCTCCCTGTTCAGGTTTGCTTTCTACCCAGACTTTTTGTTTATGCAGTTCAATTATTTTTTTAACAATACATAAACCAAGCCCGGCATGACCATCTTTACGTTCTGGCGTATGTGCCTGATGAAATTGTTCAAATACCAGTGCTTGTTGTTCTACAGGTATTCCCTGACCTGTATCAATTACTTTAACAGTTAAACTTCCATCTTCCGGGGCTGCGATGCTAACTGTGATATGGCCATTTGTGTTGCTATAATAAATAGCATTGTTAATTAAATTGTCTAATACGCGTTCAATTAAACCTATATCGGCCAAAACGACAGGGTTATCTGTTTCAGAAATTATGTTCAGTTTTATGTTCTTTTTCTGAGTATTAATTTCAAATTTGGCTAAGACATCATAGACAAGTTCGAGTACAGGAAAACTCTCCATAATGGGCTGGTGTTCACGTGCATCCAGTTTAGCTAATTCAAACAAACCATCTATTAATTTTTGTAAACTATTAGCCTGTTTACTTGTTGTTTTTAGATATTTTTTTCGATCATTATCAGATAAATTGTCATATTTTATGGTTAAAGTTTCAAGGTAACCCTGTATTGATGCCAAAGGAGTTCGTAAATCATGTGAAATGTTAGCTACCATTTCACGGCGTAAATTATCCTGTTGCTTTAGAGCTGACCATTGTTTATGAATGTGTAACGTCATACGAGCAATATATTTTTCCAGTTCACTTATTTCATCCGGGATTATCAAATTTGATACACAAAAACCGGATGTGCTAGCAGATGAGAAATCATTGCTAACAAAATTGGCCACATTTTCCTGTAAGTTTTTTATACGGTAAGTTATTCGATAGAATAAAAAAAGTCCCAAAAGTAACCCCATTAGTAAGCTGCCAGTCAATACCATTCCACCAAGATAAATGATAGTGTTTTGTGATTGTGTATTAATGGCTTTAGTTAATTCTTCTCCCTGAAGCACGACATATAAATATCCTTCCGGATTTGATTTGTCAGGTATGGCTGTAACTGAAAATGATTTTTTAGTTTCGTGTGAACGAGGGTCATCACCTAATATATTTAGTTGTTCTGGTTTTTCAATGCGTTGTCTGACCGGGTTAAGATTAATTGAGTTGCGTTTTACTTTTCCCGGCTCGGCAGAATAGGCAAGAATATTACCATTTAAATCCAGATAGTATATTTCAATGCTGGGGTTAATAGTCATATATTGCATGAATGTTTCTTTCATAGCTTTTTTATCAATTTTACCGTCATGAACTATTTTTTTATCGTTAACAAGGTTAAGAGCAAGATTATGGTTAATTAGTTGTAAACTGGACTGATTAATTTGCTGCAGCATATAGCTGGCAAAAATAGTATAGGATAAACCAACTACTAGCAGAATAAGACCAAGGCCAGCTGCCATTTTAAAGTAAAGTGTGTGAATGAAAGAGGTTTTCATAATTAGTTGCTTATTTTGTTAATATTGTTGTTTCTTCAGATGGTAATGGTCTTGAACTCTTAAAGTATTGTTTTCATTTAGAAATGTTCGAGGATGTAGATTTGAATGTTATAAACTTTTATGCAGCAGACGCTATAAACTGATAACCCACTCCCCAGATAGTTTTAATAAACTGTGGTGTTCTAGGATCAGTTTCAAGCTTACCTCTTAAACGGTTTATGTGGGAATTTACGGTGTGCTCATAACCTTCATGCCCATATCCCCAAACTTTATCAAGTAGTTGCATACGATCAAATACCTGACCAGGGTGTTTAGCAAAATGTAGTAATAGATCAAATTCTTTGGCGGTTAATACGAGGTGTTGTTGATGTTTAATTACTTCGCGTGTTTGAGTGTTTATGCTTAAATCTATAAATTCAAGTTTTTCAGAACGGATTGATTTAACTGACATAGCATCATGACGGCGTATTAAAGCTTTAACTCGTGCAACCATTTCCATCAGGCTGAAAGGTTTTGTTAGATAATCATCTGCACCTGATTCAAGGCCTAGTACTCTATCGATTTCAGAAGAGCGTGAAGTGAGCATTAATATAGGAGTATATGTTTTACTCGTATTACGAATTTTTTTACAAATATTAATACCGTTCATACCCGGCAACATAATATCAAGAATAATAAGGTCGTAATCACTTTGTTTGATTTTGTTCCAGCCATCTATGCCGTCGTAGTAAGTATCTACCTGTATGCCAATATCACTCAGGTGTAATTTTATCAGGTCAGATATATCTCGGTTGTCTTCTACAACTATTACTTTTTTATTCTTCATCATGATTTAATCGTCGCTACAGTTTTACAGCTGTAGCGACGATATCCTTCTCTTTGTAAATTAAAGTGCAGTTACTACAATTCGAAGAGTTGGGTTGTCGAACTTATCAGCACTGTTAAGTGTAGAGTTGGCAAAGTTATCATCAGCCGACACTATTCCACCATGAGCGGTTACAACAGAAGTTACATCATCACGGGATGCATTAAATCCTTCTCCGCCATCAGATGGGCCTGGGATGGTGCCACTTAATTCACTGTTAAACTCGGTACCCGCATCATAAACATGGGTGTAGTAAACACTAGTCTGACCGGGTTCAAGCTCAACAAGTTCAATTCCATTTAAACCACTAAAACCATCATTGGTATTAATTAACATACCTGCGATAGACAGGTTCTTAAATGTATCGTTAACGGCTTCTAAGTTGAACTGCATGCTTTCACCCGGGAACAGGGGGGAAGAGCTGCTATATTGAGGGTTGCCTCGTCTCAGATTTAATAAACCGCTGCCATCACCACCTTCAGCCATTACTTCAAGTTCTTCACTGGCCTGTTCACCAATTTTCCAGAAGCTGAAGTTTTTATTGTGTAGCATTGCTACAGGAGGTGACAGTGGCTGACCATTAGTTATATTGGTTATGCTGATTTGATATTCCTGCATTTGATCGTGATTACATGCAGAAAGAGTCAGTAGCATTGCCCCTGCCATAGAGGTGTTAAGTAAAACTTTAGATGCAAATTTTTTCATTCGCTTATCTCCTATTTAACTTCAACAACCAGACGGGCTACAGGGTTCAACCAACGGTGTACGCGACTATCAATATCACTTATACCGCCTGTCGCATCTGTATCACCAATTACGCCACGGTGAATATGTATGTTGGTATTGTTTTCAGTATTTGCAACACCAGATGCACCTGTACCACTTTGACCAAGTGGGTCGCCGGGAATACCGGGTGCTCCTGGAGCACCGCCACCATTAACTATTTCATCATTCACTTCTGTGCCAGCATCATATCCGTTGAGGTAGTAAGTGTAAGTGCCAGCTTCAACTGGAATTGCTAATGAATCCAGCCCGACAAACCCGTCATTAGTGGGTAAAATCATGGCGGCTACAGAAAGATGAGTATTAATTTCCTGAGTAGATAATTCTAAACTAACGCTTTGTCCTGGCGCCATCAAACCATCAGCCGGGTTCGCATTAATATCAGCAGTAACTGCGGTTAAATCACTTACCAGACCGGAAATATCACCCCCTTCAGCCATTGCTTGAAGACTCGCGGAAGCAGATGTATTGATTTCAAATATATGCTGGTCAGAAGCGTGCGCGCTAAAAATAAGTGGTGTAAAATGATTACCGTGAGTCAGGTTTGTAAAGGTAATGTTTAAGTCCTGTGCCGATGCATTGCCAATTGAGACGGCAGTTACTGCCATGGCTAGAAGTAGTTTCTTGTTCATATCGATTCCTTGTTATAGTTAGATAGTTACAGCAAGGATATGTTGCACTTGAAATATCAACCCAAAATCACAGAAATCTCACGAAAGTTTAACATTTGATGTTTATCTGGATTTTATATAATCGACTGATATCTGATTGAAAATGAGCCGGTAATGATGAGGTGTAGAGATACTCTAGAAATTCAGACTATATAATGGTTCGGGAATAGATAATATTATTGAATCAGGTCAGTAAATTAATCACAGCGTGGGTCACTATTTTGTGTCCAACGAATTAAAAAATCTGGAACAGGTAGTGAATCACAGCCATGGTCCTGTTCGCAAATCATATCCCATTCAGGTTCGGCTTTCTGGTGACATTCGAAACAGTTTCCTCCAAATTTATTAATTACCTGAGTTGTTCCCCTGAC
This genomic interval from endosymbiont of Galathealinum brachiosum contains the following:
- a CDS encoding DNA-binding response regulator, which encodes MMKNKKVIVVEDNRDISDLIKLHLSDIGIQVDTYYDGIDGWNKIKQSDYDLIILDIMLPGMNGINICKKIRNTSKTYTPILMLTSRSSEIDRVLGLESGADDYLTKPFSLMEMVARVKALIRRHDAMSVKSIRSEKLEFIDLSINTQTREVIKHQQHLVLTAKEFDLLLHFAKHPGQVFDRMQLLDKVWGYGHEGYEHTVNSHINRLRGKLETDPRTPQFIKTIWGVGYQFIASAA
- a CDS encoding sensor histidine kinase; amino-acid sequence: MKTSFIHTLYFKMAAGLGLILLVVGLSYTIFASYMLQQINQSSLQLINHNLALNLVNDKKIVHDGKIDKKAMKETFMQYMTINPSIEIYYLDLNGNILAYSAEPGKVKRNSINLNPVRQRIEKPEQLNILGDDPRSHETKKSFSVTAIPDKSNPEGYLYVVLQGEELTKAINTQSQNTIIYLGGMVLTGSLLMGLLLGLFLFYRITYRIKNLQENVANFVSNDFSSASTSGFCVSNLIIPDEISELEKYIARMTLHIHKQWSALKQQDNLRREMVANISHDLRTPLASIQGYLETLTIKYDNLSDNDRKKYLKTTSKQANSLQKLIDGLFELAKLDAREHQPIMESFPVLELVYDVLAKFEINTQKKNIKLNIISETDNPVVLADIGLIERVLDNLINNAIYYSNTNGHITVSIAAPEDGSLTVKVIDTGQGIPVEQQALVFEQFHQAHTPERKDGHAGLGLCIVKKIIELHKQKVWVESKPEQGAEFNFTLAIA